The Antennarius striatus isolate MH-2024 chromosome 8, ASM4005453v1, whole genome shotgun sequence nucleotide sequence gtgtgtgtgtgtgtgtgtgtgtgtgtgtgtgtgaaggaaaaaaaaaaattcctgtttGGGGActgatattaaatttaaaaaaatttggatTAAACATACTTTGATAATCCATGGCAATTAATAAACCCAGGATTATGACTGGAATTTTCTTACACATTTTTATAGCTCACAAATCTTGGCGATAAATTTCTCTTATAAAAATTATGTAATGTGCCATTACGTTAGCTAATGAATAACATATGTAGACACCTAATTATTCggacaacaaaaaatacaaaataatctaaatatgaacattaaactcaaagtaagaagaaaaacagacaaaaaacacaatcaaatacATTTGTGTCAAACAAGTGCAGTAGTACACGGAAAGAATGTTTCACCAAAGTCATAACCAGTTAGCTAAAACACATTCCATGCATCGAGATTAACCTTAAAGCAGCAACAGGGGTTTAATATAAAAGTGTCAAAAGAAAGATACGTTTAGGAGGCATGCTAGCACAGTTAAAACAATGTTTGGGCATACTTGTAACATGCAGCTAATTTCTGGCAACAGATTGAAGGAGAAAGTAAAACACGGTATCTTTAAATATTACTAGTATTAGTCATCTAAGACAACTTAAGTTAGCAACCAAAGGTTGTTAGCATCTCGTCACGTCAATGTAGCCACACACGTGCATCGATGATGAATTAACGTAGCTGGGTGCTCAGCTTGTTGGCAACAATTATCCCCAGTAGTGCTTATGTGGCTAAACGTCACACATTTAGCATCGGGTACCAGGGGGACATAAGAGTGCTATTGAAAAATAGTGACTAAAACCAGAGTTACCTCAACAACTTTGGTTGTATTGCCTCAGTTATTCTATATTCATGGTGGCTATTAGCGAAATGACCTAGCATCACTTAACACTTAGCTAGCGCCTAACTGGTTCAAACAGGTACTTTCATTTGAAGCACTGCTTACCCTTCAGACCGCTTCTTACTGCTGGTGTAGTCATCACCCAAGTCCAAACGATGTCTTTTAGACATCTTTAGGGAAAAAAGCAGCTTATATTTTATGTAATAGCGCGAACACAATTCTACCGGGCAATATGGTAACGCTTGGATTCCAGGTTCCGGTACTCGTGTTTGCCTGCTGTGAAGAACAATGTGTGGATATTACCTTACCGCCCCCTACCGGCCAGGAGGTTGCTCTTGTATTTACGTCACCATCAGGTCGTGGTCGACCACGCAGCCTGGAAAACGGCCATGACCTGCACCATAACATGTATGTTTGATAGAAGTTTTGTAATAATTAACTGATGATTTGCATATTATTATGAACCACAATATCAACACAAGTACTACACTATCCGTAATCTCCAATTATGACTTGAAAGGTATTTCATCAAACTCTAGTATTAAGTTCTGATGTTTagcaaaataatattaaaagtaaacactGCTTGATAACATCAGCTGGGTGGCCAATCAGACCGGACTGATTGGTTGATTCAAGTCAGGTGCTGAATTTAAATACCGTACCTACTTAAAGAGTGCGCTTTGTGTGTGTCCCTTACAACAGCAGGCGACGAGATCAGACGCGACCATTGGTGCGACATTTACACGACAACTGGTTCACCAGCATTTACTAGGTTCACTGTGAGCTGTTTCATCGAGGGGGGGAAACGTTCATGACGAAAATGCTTCCCCACGGGTAAGAGCTAATTTCTCGTTTCTGTGCTCTTTGACTTTATTTGCGGTGTAAAGTCCGACGGTATTGTTTGTTTAATGACACAACAGCTGTCTGGATAACGCTCCTGATCCATATTCAGACCTCATACGTTATAATTGAAGATGATTTGTATTCACAAATATTGGGACGGACGACGTTTGATTGGGAACAATGCACATTCAGTCTTATAATTGGATAATTATGTATTGAAAAATGACATTCACTTCGGTGCTGTGGGCAATTCTTTCAGTAGTTatgtaatgttttttcttgaaaacaaattattctaatttaaaaatgtacaaaattatTTCCTATTTTCAGATCAATGAATATCTTGGGAGCAGTGTTTATTATTCTGGCAAGCTGTCTACAATGTGTTTCTGCTGACTGCGACCCTGAACCTCCACCAGAGGTCTTGCCAGACAATGGTGCTCTGTATGCAGCCTGTAAAATGAGACCCAGTTCTAAACTGGATGAGGATCTGCCCCAAGTGTATGGTCAGGTGCTGTTTAAGGAAGATTATCCCAAAGGAAAGCTCAAAGTCCTCCTTCAGATCAATGGTTTCCCCACAGACCATGATCCTGGGCTGAAAGCGGTCCACATTCATCAATACGGAGACCTGAGCCATGGGTGTGGTTCAACTGGAGGCCACTACAATCCACTTGGAGTAGTTCACCCCAACCACCCTGGAGACTTTGGAAACTTTGCGGTTCACAAAGGAGAAATCATCGCTATGATACAATCTAATGCAACGCTGTTTGGAAGATTGTCTGTTATTGGAAGAGCGGTGGTGATCCATGAAAAACAAGATGACATGGGAAAAGGTGGGGACGCTGGAAGCCTGCTGAATGGGAATGCTGGGAGAAGACTGAGCTGCTGCGTCATTGGAATTTCTTCCTCAAGCCTCTGGGACACTAGCCTTAATTAGTATTATAGCAGCGATCTGTTAAGCTGTTGTATTTACTGACTTTGTACGCCTTGTCCTATATGAAAAcggtcaaataaataaatgttacatAAATTGTGCTGCGCCTCTTCAATGGTAGCTGAAGCTTGCTGTGGTAGTCTGTGCCAATTGTCAACAGGTTTAATAAATTCACATAATCAGATACTGGTTAAAGGGCATTTCACTGGTCGTTGCAGCATTTTGAGGAACTCTTCAATGTCAGTTGCTTGGCTTTTTTACTCATTTGATACGATGTATTTGTCAGGGGTAAGCAGGCTAGAACGTTCTGGTCATCATTCCCAGACAATGTTTCTTCCAGCAACGACAAAGATGTAATTTCAGGAAGTGATAAGGGTCATTGGcatcatttaatttgtttcgtTCTAGCCAATCTTTGGTAAGACCTGATGCCATTGAGTCTCAACATCAAAGAAACACTAATCTCAACTATGCCTGGGAGGATCTTTTCACTGAAATAATTCCTCCCCCAACAGGGTCATCCTGCCAATCTTGTTTTAGCAGTTGGTTTCTGCTCTCTGATCAAAACACTCTGACATTTGATATTTACGATTTATAACCCAGACCTTGAGTGGACGGGGAACATGACATTCACATATTAGAATATGCAGAACCATTTTGATAAAATGGTGCAGAACCATTTTGATAAAATGGTTCTGCATTTGGTCCTGCAAATGGTTCTGCATATTCTAATATGCAGAACCATTTGATAAAATTCCATCTAGTTAATGTAGGgtgcaccaggaaggagctgacCGCCACTCGACCTCCCATTTCATGCCCATTTCAGGCCTCGTGTGCGTGCGCGCTACATGCGCCGTAAACACgaatgtatgcatgcgtttgaagaATTACTAACTACATTGTGCTCTTCATTTTCCTTCGGGGATCAGGCTAGtatacaattatttttttttaattgcatcaGCTGAACAGTGAGTGAGCCTTTAAGGCATAGTGATAAACTACATAAAATGATTACAGGCTTGAGCAAACATCACTTATTTAACTAGGTTGcttataaagtttttttctggTTGAGTAAATGACATTCAGACTAAAGACTTGGGGGGAAAATGCAcattattgaaataaattttattaaCACGAAATTCACCAAAGGACTTATGTACACAACACATTCTTATAGAGCTTAACCAGTCAAAGGACtacaaattaaaaagtttaaaatgatTCTAAGATCAATTGCAGGAATAAAAATACTCCCTACACGACATCAGCTGCTGTGTCTCCAGTGCTTTTACGTTTTCACGATTTGATAGTTGTGGGTCACTTTTTGATTCATAGTCAGAAATAAAACCACGTAGTTGTGTCTTCCATTCCAATGTTTTTAGAAAAATTATAGGCAATTTGAAGAGCAGCACAAATTGCACAGATTAAACTTCTGCGGTGCGAACCATCACGACATAGAATTTAtttgaccaccaccaccccctccagCCGCCCTCTGGCTTGCTCCGCCCGGGGAAACCACGTCCCACAAACGGGACTACATGAGAGCGTGTGGTCTCGACTCTCAGGTCATCGCTGAAGGTCTTCGCGCTGATGATGGGATTCCACGGGTGAGTGGGCTGTTTGACGTGATTTACACGGAGAAAAAGGTCCTCTTTGGAGCTCCTCATATCCGTGGATCATTTTTAGTAACGTTTCATAATATTTGGGGTATGGggtattttacataaatattcGACATTATTGTTTACTTAGTTTTTCAGTGGAGAAAGTAAAGCTTTTTACTTCAgcggtgtttgtttgttttgctactCAGCATTTTTGCAGTAGGTGGAAGTTTAGAACTTTTTACCTCTATAATGAGTTTATTTAAAAACGTTTAACATGACAATCTTGCACAATTCAACGATTAGCCAAGTTCTATTCCACCGTTAATCATTAATTCTTAGGGTGCACAAAAATGCAGCAGCACTTCGTATTCTTGCAAAGTTGCTTAAGTAGATTGTGTCAAATCAGTAGATTGTCTAAAATCAGTAGATTGTGTCAAATCAGTAGATTGTCTAAAATCAGTAGCTTGTGTCAAATCAGTAGATTGTCTAAAATCAGTAGATTGTGTCGAATCAGTAGATTGTCTAAAATCAGTAGATTGTGTTGAATCAGTAGATTGTGTAAAATCAGTAGATTGTGTCATATCAGAATAACAATCAGCATTTCTTGGAACAGATTTTGGACTACAAATTATTAcccaaaagaaagaaactggGGGGTATATGTGACGACCACATTTCTCAGGTGATACAACTGCAGGTACATTTTTCTCTGTGGGGTATTAGTGTGTTCACATTTGCACTCATCATCATTATGTTCTGATTGACCTAAAGGGAATCATTGACCCTGACAACTTCTACAATAACAGGATAGACAATAGTTGTTGCTACACCAAAGACCAGTGCAACAAAATCACTTCAATAGTAAGAGCCTTTACAACAGTTATGGGGCATTATTGATTACATTCAACATCATCGcagtgtcagaaacatggattaatgaaatAAAGACTTGGATTCCTGCTTGGAGAAATCCATGTCTTTATTTCAtcaagtttgagactttaaagagcaagTTGATATCTGTTGATAATATAATGTGTAACTGTTGAAGTGTCTGTGACAAACTGGTAATtattggataaacactgtctgtctgAAGAGGGAGGTTAATACAATCATTATATTTTTGTCGAGAACACTGTCAAGATAACCTTGTTTTGAACATCTATAATGTGAACATGCCTTGTTGTTCCTTGGAAGAATGTTAATTAAGCTCAAAGTTACATCTGGAAcgaaggctaatatctggagtTGGAGAAAATTGGATGTAAGATGTTATGACTGATAAGAGAATGGATGGTTGAAAAAACAATGTGCCACAGGgactgtcaaaattcaatgtatgaaatTGTTGAAAATGTATTGTGATGAGAGAAGTGTTTAAATTGAACTCTGGGTTAATGAACTATCAAAGCCAGACAgattctacccatcagccctttttttcccctggatgttgttgatgttgcaagtGAGATGAAGGTGGGGAACACTGCTGTGATAACatgttcaaaaaataaaataaaataaatcacaacagTAATTCTCCCACTAATGGACCTTAGTAGGCTGATTGCCACGATCCTGGGTTGTTACGTGTGATCCACGTGTGAGCATGGACAGTCTTTCACCACTGTGGCATAATTAGTCCTGACTTATCTGACATCTCGTCTTTTGGACTGTTTGTCCCACAAGACCAAGGTCATGTTAATCAACTTCCATGTTGGCTTTATACCAAAACCTTTTCTACATACAGATGTACAGaatttcacaataaataaaagctaTTCTCAAagtggaccaaaaaaaaagagtggtgCTGCAATATTAGACACTAGTATTGTATGAAAATCACGTTTACATGAAGAATTAATGTTTACTAAAATTTGAACATGCATGGATTAAGAATTTCCAAGGCTTTCTCTCCTAAtggttttaatttctttcagaTCAATGAATATGTTGGGAGCAGTGCTGATTGTTCTGGCAGGCTGTCTACAATGTGTCTCTGCTGACAGCAACACTGAGGCTCCACCAGAGGTCTTGGAGAACAATGGCACTTTTTATGCGGCCTGTAAAGTGAGACCCAGCTCCACACTGGCTCCCGGTCTGCCCAAGGTGTATGGCCAGGTGTTGTTTAAGCAACATTTTCCTGACGGTATCCTTCAAGTTCGTGTAAGCATCAATGGCTTCCCCGCAAATAGTGACATTCAGCTCCAAGCGATGCACATCCATCAATATGGAGACTTGAGCCGCGGGTGTGTCTCGACCGGTGGCCATTACGATCCATTTGGTGATGATCACCCTGAACACCCTGGAGACTTTGGAAACTTTGAGACTCAGAAAGGAAAGATCAACGCAGTAATACAATCTAATGCCACGCTGTTTGGAAAATGGTCTGTAATCGGAAGAGCAGTTGTGATCCATGAAAAACATGATGATATGGGGCTAGGTGGAGACGCCAGGAGCCTGTTGCACGGAAATGCAGGACCCAGACTCGGCTGCTGCATTATCGGAATCTCCCCCCCCAGTCATTGGAACACGAGGAGCCTGAGGAGATATTAATCTAACAGAAGTGTTATATGCTAAAGCTTTAGTGTTTGTATTCAATCTTTCTATTCCATTCTTTGTGTGATGCCACGAAATGTCAGTGAGTCAGTCAAATCTCTCCTGTGTAAATACTGAACAGTGGTTTATCAATCCTAGCAGAGGCTTGCTATAATAATGTAAGgggaggcactgacttcatcataatcacattcacaaacatgAACCTACTGTGTAGCTTAGTCACCATTTAAtgagcaacagtgagtgggttatgtttaaattctcatcagaattatttacacatacaaactgtgacacataaataagcacatttgattaaaaaatcgTTGTTACctaaatgtttgtttatatgttatgtttagttatgaatgaagtccatgcgcagctccttctgaaaaaaagcaaaaaaattttgagttgagatatgtaatcctccatttttttaGTAAGGGGAGGcgagcagaaaaaacaaataaatggctgcacttgacttgctgCCTACGGATCGTAGCTTGCTGTCACTTTATTCTGCGGCCGAGGAGTCCCAAGAAAAATCcttgggatcaccagcgccccctaccatgaggttGGAGAACTGCATGCCTCACTTACAGCCTTTTCCCAGTCGTTTCAACTAAAAGACATtaaacacatacagttgttgacaaaaaatacagtacattatataCAATAGCTAAATtgtggaaatttagttcatatagcAAACATGTtcgaacattttaatagcgacatatagataGACagcattacagtctcactgtttagctacaGCACAGGAAGCCGAGTCATTGAgtaatccatggtgaggctcagctggctggtgtctcaccacaggtctcttctcctaatctcttctcagtattgcagcggtaaatgtgaaaattcagcgatttggGGTAAAAATAAGCTTATAAtgcacatcactggataaatataaccatttaatttatttcttccattttccagttttttctttcatgacaaCAAGTGAggctgtgcctcacctgcctcccctgactgcaCGTCAGTGTGAAATATCTATTTTCACAGAAGCATAGTCACAAAACATCAAATTCCCATGGTAAAGACCCAAATCATTTTGATTCTATATGTTGAAAAGGCCAACAGTACTTGGACTACTCCAGCCCTCTCCATAGGAATGGTAGATTCCGCGCCCCTTCTCCCAAGTGGTGCAGTCCATCTACCCACTGCAGTTGACAGAGATGACAGTGAAGTTTGCAGAGTTCAGTCATTACCCTGATTAAGTTTCAGACCGGTGTTACAGCTATTGTTTACAACTGTTGTGTGTCTCCATagaaataaaccacacacacaaactcagacAGATCTAGTCAGTTATAAGTTACTGTACATCCTGTCAAGCCATTTTGACGCCAATAAATTGCTCAACCAGACTTCTGGAGTAGCAGTGATTTGATCAGTCACCTCAGTGGTGGGTTGTGATTTCTGGAACCTAAGTTTATGAGAGAAGCCATTGTCAGCCTACTCTTTCTTATATCTAAAACATTATAtttgtcataaataaataaatcttgcaTATATTTCTAGCTCACATTCAACACATATACATATGGCTCTATTTAATTCCGATTTAATTCCTATGTGGTAAACTCATATTTTCACAAGACATAAAAAATGAAGATATCAGTGCTGGTAATCTAATAAATGTTCTGTAAATTTTGTAAGATCTCTTTATTCACTATTAAATAATGCTTGTACTTCATCGAATATTTGTTAAGAATTCATCTGTCATGGAATcagatgaaagcatggattaaagaaaatgaaatacttTGTATAACACTAcaattgtaaaacaaaaactgtcttttcaaaaatacttttaaacaaATTCAATAAAAGAACTGAAGGTTGTTGAATCTGAATGAGGTGACTGCAAGAGTTTGTAATACATTAAGGAAACAgcctgaagctgctgctttgtTTGAAGGTTTGAACACAGTTCAGGGTTGTCCCCCCCAGGTAAAAATGATCTAGACAGAGATCACACCAGGTAAGTTAGTGAGTGaataagaaaaggaaagaagttAACAATAATGTTATTGATAAGTCAAACAAGCatacagtaatgtcatttttTGAAAAGACTTTTGTGAATTTTTAAAGGACAGACACACCCACATGTGGAGACATAGAgtgagggggagagagagagacagaaccACAGAGAGAGCTGGGTTGATGCTCAGACACCATCCAAATACAACAGAACactaaaaaaatgaagaaactaCAGGCAGAGGGCAAGTTTCCTGTTGAAACTTTTCCTACCATGCCTTTCTAGTGAGTCATAAATGGGGATCTGAACTGACTACATTAGTATGAGgcaatattttctttcaaagaaaaGCACTACAATGTTTTGAACATTGTTCACAATAGCTTCTGTCTTTGCTGACATTGTAATCGATGCAGTGGGATTATGACTGAGGTTTGTGGTCGGGGAGAAGGAAGGGAGAATATTTGCTGGCAATTCCTGTCTGAGCAATGTTTGTGGATTCTGTTCAGCTGACAGGGGAAATAAAACACCGTGCATCGTATTCTTAAATTTGATTTGCAATAAGATTTAATACTGAATATGTGTTTTACACCAGcagaaatgtcacaaaaattaaattctcGCCTTTGAGTCATGGAAACTCTCACACTGATAGAGTTACAACAATAAATGGAACTGCATATGGAAATCCCCCAAAGCACACAGACAGTAACATTTTCTCGCATATGAGACAATTGCAATCTTATCATCTACAGACACTTGTCTGCCTTGCGGGTAACAGGTAGGCTGGAGTCTAATCTATCTGGATACAGACGAGAGGTTGGGTACACCACGGATGAGACATcagttcattgcagggccacatgaaagacaaacaaacacacaggatgaCAACCACACCAACGGACAATTTagtgtgatcaattcacctaagctgcatgtttatgTTGGTCGTCACTCACTTTTTTCTGACTTTTCATCACCTGTAAGAGtagatttataaaatataaccAATAGATggccctcacgccctcagtcagctgggatagactccagctccctgtgacccgcgatagcggatgaagcggttgtgaaaatgaatgaatgaatgaaccaacAGATGGTACGACAGACTGATAAGTCAGACACACAGTCACCATGTTGAGCATTCACCTTCCTCTCTGCGAGACTCTTTTGACTCTTCCTGCTGAGCCTTCGGAATAATGGTGTTGTTTCCTCCTGTTGTGACAAGATTATAATTACATCCAAAGATGCTTCTCCTTCACTCACTTTCGGAGAATGTAGCCTTGGCCAGGATGAGTTAATGTCATCAGGTGGTAACCAAGTTCATCCGGTGTTTCAACCCTGAACCACAACACCCTCCCAGTGGTGGCCAAATCACTGCCCGTCTCCTCCCTTGGCTTCCAGCTAAACCCCTTTCTTCTGCTCGATAACCAGCAAGAAACTCTCTCTGCTGCCTCCCTCATCCTGCgagctgctgtttttctctccctTCCTGTCATTCCAATGGCTGTGAGCATCCTCTACGCTGACTGAGCAGTGAATCCTCTACAGCTGACCTCAACTGGGCCTGCCATCTTTTCCCCCTGCAGTCATGTGAGAGATCCCGGTATTTGGTGTTCTTTCTCTCTAACGCCTGCTCACAACCCTCTTCCCATGGGACTGTAAGTTCTATGAGGATGATGTTGCCTGTTCAGACCACATGACCACATCTGGCCTCAGGGTTGTCTGGACAACCTGGGGGAATTGCAGTCTTCCCCCCAGGTCTACCTCTATTTCCCATGATTGGGCATTTTGTAGCAGGTTGCTTCTTGTTGTTACTGTGGTGGGTGGCTTTTCTTCCTACCGAACAAACTTAATAGATCgcattgttttcattgttgtggTTTCTCGCATCTCTCCTGCTACAGAGCATTAGCAAGTGTCATGAGCATCTTGTCCTGACACCACCTGTATCTTCATTGGGCAGGATGACAGAATGTGCGCCATGGTACCGCTCTCACCGTACAGCTTGCACAGTGGGTCCTCCCTCAAGCCCCATTTGTGTTAGTTTGTCTGTGCCAGCAGTGTCATACACCAATCTTAGCAGGAAGGAGATGTGGAAAAGCTCCAATCTCCATAGATCTGCCCGTGTGATCTTCCACTTTGGTAGGTCCCATTTGGCCCATGCTCCCTGGGACGCTAGCTCCGCTGCTTTTGCCCTTCAACTTTCCTCCTTCAGGCTTTGTACTTCCACCTGGATCGTGGCCCTTTGGTCCTTGGTTCCTGTCTTCCCCCTGTGCATGGTGTACCAGTGATGCCACGTACCTGCAACATACTTTCAGCTTGTGCAACAGACAAGTCACCTGCCCAGTTGTGTCCAGATCTTGTGAGGATGCCTGCCTGTCTGACTTGTTTGTTCTGGGAGTCTCTGTATGTCACTGAGACTGTGCACTTGGCTACCTTAAATTCCTCCACCATGGACAACAGAGGAAGTTGGAGCTGCCCTAATCTTATATACAAGCCAACTGAAGTGAAGCTTGGAGGGATTCCTAACCATATTTGGAGGTACTTATTGATCTTCCTCTCCACTTCTTCCACGCTCGTTATTGGAACTTCATACACTGTCATCAGCCCCATGCGGCTTGGCAGCAATCCATGCTGATAAAGCCATGCTTTGAACTTCCCTGAGAGCCCTGATTTCTCAATTCTTCTCAGCCCTTCCTCTGTCTGCTTTTCTGAACTTGTGACGCTGTTCCTGTCAGCAAGTGAGTCATCAAATCACTTTCTGAGGCACTTAGATTATCCTCCATCGATGGAATCCCTTCTCCTTGTACCTGCAGCTTGACCCTGTTTATTAATTTACCTTTCCTGATCACCATTGCCCTGGATTTCACGGGCTTAAATTTCATTCTGGTCCATGTTGCCAGAACTGTTAGCatccacctcacctccacaagTTGTGGTCATCACTGTAAGGTCATCCACATAACCTCTTATTCGGGGTTGTTGGACGCCCGATTCCATATTGGGGCCTTAAGCTTTCTTCCCAGCAGCTGCTGTTAGGAGGTTTATACccatgatgaagaggatggggGAGAATGTACAGCCAGTCATGATTCCCTTTTCCAGAGTTTGTCACTGTGTTGTAAAATAGGCAGTTTTGAATTGTAGCTGGATTCCGCCACAGTAGCTCATG carries:
- the LOC137600096 gene encoding extracellular superoxide dismutase [Cu-Zn]-like codes for the protein MTKMLPHGSMNILGAVFIILASCLQCVSADCDPEPPPEVLPDNGALYAACKMRPSSKLDEDLPQVYGQVLFKEDYPKGKLKVLLQINGFPTDHDPGLKAVHIHQYGDLSHGCGSTGGHYNPLGVVHPNHPGDFGNFAVHKGEIIAMIQSNATLFGRLSVIGRAVVIHEKQDDMGKGGDAGSLLNGNAGRRLSCCVIGISSSSLWDTSLN
- the LOC137600347 gene encoding extracellular superoxide dismutase [Cu-Zn]-like, producing the protein MMGFHGSMNMLGAVLIVLAGCLQCVSADSNTEAPPEVLENNGTFYAACKVRPSSTLAPGLPKVYGQVLFKQHFPDGILQVRVSINGFPANSDIQLQAMHIHQYGDLSRGCVSTGGHYDPFGDDHPEHPGDFGNFETQKGKINAVIQSNATLFGKWSVIGRAVVIHEKHDDMGLGGDARSLLHGNAGPRLGCCIIGISPPSHWNTRSLRRY